In the Marinobacter sp. Arc7-DN-1 genome, GAAGTGGCGACGGCCACCGCCCATGACCACGTCAATCCCATCAACATCCACGCCGGCGTAACGCTGTTCCAGAAGTTGCTCAAAACTGACCAGTTGATCGGCAATGTCCTTGCAGCCGGCCTGAACCGCTTCGGCAGGCATATCCGAAATGTCTTCCCAGTTGCGTTCCGCCGATTTGGCATAGGTAGCGGCCGGTGTGGCGTGGGTAATGCGTGCGGTGGAGACCACACCGGTGGCTTTGCCGCTAATCTCTGCCAGCTCCAACGTCGTTATCAGCTCATTGCCGGCAGCCGAGCTGCAATCGCCGCGGATAACGTCCTCATCCACGCCGAGCACGCCTACATCGGTTTTTACCCCAGACACTATAGCAGTCATAGTCCCGGCGGAATCGGGTACCTGTGCGTCCACATTGTAGGTTTTGGCTAAACCGGCGAAAGGAAAACGCTCGAAACTCAGTTGATGTTCTTCTCCAAGCTTGCCCAGATTCTGACCTTCCAGAATGCGGGCAGCGGTGACTGTGGACAGGCCCATGCCGTCGCCCACGAACAGGATGACGTTCTTTGCTTTACCCCGGGCGTCGGCAATGGCTTCCTGAACAGATTCGGATTGAGCAACAGCGTCCCCACTGCCGGTAACCGTGGCCCAGGTCTCTTTGGCTGCCACGATCTCCCGCTGGCCCTGCTGGAACCAGGAATTGGACAGAGATGTCTCGAGTTGCTTCGAGGAAAGACTGGTAACACTCTCATCGGCTGGCTGCACCGAGCTCTTGTCGTCGTCATTCATGCATCCGGTCAGACCGATCACTGAAGCCGTCAGTGCGCTGAAAAGGTATTTGTTCATTGCCTTGCTCCTTATTCTTCAATTAAGCCCAGGGCCTGATCGATCAGGTGAAAAACCGTGCTTTGCTCAATGGTGCCCTGCGCCAGATGAGCACCTGGTCCTTTTGCATGCAGGCTGACATCCTCACCGGAATGGGTCTCGCTACCGAGCGGAACCAATGCTTCCTGGTGATAACCGGTGGTGGTGGTATCCACGCCAGTGAGATTCTGACGTCCGGCGTTAGGTGCCTGGCTGTAGACCGCGTCTGAATCTGTTTCCATGCCGAGATTACGAAAACCGAGTCCGTTGGCGTATCCCAGGGTTGTGTAGGGCATGCCATCCTCGGCCATTGCCGGTTGTGTTTCACCAACACTCACAACTTTGCCCAGAATGGGATTGCCTCGCTTGGGGTAACCGGCCATGGTAAATACATGGCTGTGGTCGGCGGTGACCATCACCAGCGTCTCTTCCGGGTTGGTGTTCTCCATCGCCTGCTTGACCGCATCGGAAAGTTCAATGGCTTCGGTCAGGGCACTGGCGGCATTACCGGCATGGTGGGCGTGGTCGACGCGGCCAGCTTCGACCACCAGCAAATAGCCCTTGTCATTGTTATCGAGAATGTCGATGGCCTTGGCGGTCATCTCACTCAGTGAAGGCTCACCGGCAACGTCATTGCCACGATCCGCCTCGTATTGCATGTGAGACTCGTTGAACAGGCCGAACAGCCGGGAGGTGGTTGCCGGGTCGACGCTGTCAAAACCTGCCTTGTCATACACGTATACGCCTTGTGGATACTGAGCCTGCCACTCGGCGATCAGGTTGCGGCTATCGGTACGGTCACCCTCAACACTGGACGTCGCATCCGGACTGTTGAATGCGGAATCCCCGGGCAGGAAGTGGCGACGGCCACCGCCCATGACCACGTCAATCCCATCAACATCCACGCCGGCGTAACGCTGTTCCAGAAGTTGCTCAAAACTGACCAGTTGATCGGCAATGTCCTTGCAGCCGGCCTGAACCGCTTCGGCAGGCATATCCGAAATGTCTTCCCAGTTGCGTTCCGCCGATTTGGCATAGGTAGCGGCCGGTGTGGCGTGGGTAATGCGTGCGGTGGAGACCACACCGGTGGATAAACCCTTGATTTCCGCAAGTTCCAGGGCCGTTACTACTTCATTGCCTGCGACCGTGCCGCAATCACCCCGCTGGACATCCTCGTCCACGCCCAGCACACCCGCATCGGTTTTCAAACCTGACATCATGGCGGTCATGGTGCCAGCTGAATCCGGAACCTGGGCATCGGTGTTATAGGTTTTCACGAGTGTCGAGAAGGGAAAGCTTTCAAAGCTCAGCAGATTTTCCTCGCCGGGACGGCCCTGCCTCTGGCCTTCCAGAATGCGCGCAGCGGTAAGGGTGGACACCCCCATGCCATCGCCCACAAACAGAATGACGTTTTTCGCTTTATCCGAGGACTTCAGGGAGAGCTTCTGCTGAAGCTGTGCCTCGGCGTTACTAAACCAGCCATTGTCCTTTTGTGAGGTCGGTAGTATCCCTGCGAGGACACTGGCGGACAATGCCAGCCCGATTGCCACCGGAACTAACGTTCTTTCCAGATTCATAGCGCACATCCTTTCAACGGTGTTGTTGTCTGCCACTCCGGTACAACCTGTTCATCGAACAGAATTCCGGATCGACTCCGCTAAAAAGATAGGGGCTCGTTATGACGTTAATCCTGCATTTGTGTTACTCAGGCATGAAGGTTGCTTGGCAGCTTCAATACTTTCCTCCCCCGGACGCTGGCCAGGACCTGCCGGCGCGGACAGAGGCACGCCGGCGGAAATCCAAGCGTTATTGAGTAGCCTCCTCCATCCTGTCACCCGCTTCTTCGGCGGCATCGCCCATCTCCTCGGCTGCGTTTTCCGCGCCTTCCTGTAACTCGCCCATGGCGCTTTCGTCCTGGCCGGTGGCTTCCTCGTAGGTTTCCTCGACTGAATCGCCAGCCTCTTCCATCATATCGCCGGCATTGTCCGCAGCTTTTTCTACATCGACACCCTCGTTGTCTTCGGAGCTGCAGGCGGCGAGGCCCAGTGTCAGAACCACCAAAAGCGCACTCAGTGTGAGCTTGTTCATACCATATCCCTCTGTTGGTAAGTATTTACAACGCGAAACAGGGTACGGCGAGGCCCGGCCTAAAGGCAATTACCGGGCGATTACCCTTTGGTTAGCCGGCGCAGTCAGACAGCGACCGGCCATTGATGGTGATGAGGTGGTCAAACGGCAGCATGGTGCCTCGCCCCAGCAGCAGGAAGTCCTGCCCGGCCCGACTGCAAAGCTCGCGAATAACATCGTGAACCAGGCATATCTGGCCGGCACTGTCCCGGTAGGCCACCTCGATCAGTTTGCCTGAGCCGAGATACTCCCGGAGCATAGCCTGAACGGCATAAGAGGCGGTGGTGGAGGGCCGGTCTGCCATGGCTGATTCTTCCCTGTGATCGGGCTCTTCTTTAACTCATGAGTCTGGCTCAAAAAGCCGCCTTTGGCCAAAAAATGTCATTTGTCATTTTGAGCCAAGGCGCCCGCGATAATGCGCCGACCGTTGCATTGTCAGATTGTTCGACATAAATTGATAGTACGCGCACCGAACAGGAGAAAACAATGAACGCCAAGACCTCTGACAACCTGGAATCGCATAAAGTCATATCCCCTGGCGAAACCGATTCCACTGGCAACTGGAAGGATCCGAAACGCTATATGTGGTTGCTCGGCCCTGCCCTGCCGGGTATTGGGCTCGCGGCCCTGACCGGTTACGCCCTGGCACCGAAGAAGCTGAAAGCCCTGGCCTGGACCGGCCCGGCCCTGGTACACGGCATCATCCCGGCGCTGGACCGTGCCATTGGCGAGGATCAGAGCAATCCGCCGGAATCGGCGGTGCAGACCCTGGAACAGGACAAGTACTACGACCGGATCGTAAAAGCCTTTATTCCGACCCAGTACGCCATGACCTTTTTGGGCGCCTGGCTGGCCAGCCGCAGGAATACCCCCCTGGACGACAGGATTGGCCTGACGCTCACCGTGGGCGCCATCAATGGTGTGGGCATCAACACCGCCCATGAGCTGGGCCACAAATCGAACAGGCTGAACAAGCTGTTGGCGATGGCGGCTTTGGCACCCACCGGGTATACCCACTTTGTTGTCGAACACAACTTCGGCCATCACATGCGGGTGGCCACACCGGAGGATCCGGCCAGCAGCCGGATGGGCGAAAGCTTCTGGAAGTTCCTGCCACGGACAGTAATAGGCGGCATCAAGTCCTCCATCAGGATTGAGAAGGCGAGACTTGCCCGCAAAGGCAAGGGCTTCTGGAGCCTGGACAATGAGCTGCTTCAGGGCTGGGCCATGAGTGCCGGGTTCTTTGGTGCGACGACGTTGATTTGCGGCCCTCGGGCGTTGCCGTTCCTGGCGGCGCAGGCGGTGTATGGCGCTAGTTTGCTGGAGAGCGTGAATTACATTGAGCACTATGGCCTGCTGCGCCAGAAGGACAAGAACGGAAAATACGAGCGCACCCAGCCGGAGCATAGCTGGAACAGTAATCATATTGTGACCAATCTGTTCCTGTATCAGTTGCAGCGACATTCAGATCACCATGCCCATCCTCAACGCAGCTTCCAGGCTTTGAGGCACTTCGAGAAGGCGCCGCAGTTGCCGGGTGGTTATGCGTCGATGCTGCTGCCGGCTTACCTGCCGCAGTGGTGGTATGAAACCATGGATAAGCGGGTGATTGATCACTACGAGGGGGATCTGAGCAAGATCAACTGGGATCCGGATCGTAAGGAAGAGCTGATGGCCAAATATGCGGATTACGCAGCGGAGGTGGCGGCTGAGGCGAGGGCCCGGCGCGCTGCCGCCAAATCCGAAGCTGCCTGAAGCTCTGCGCCCAGCCTTCTTAGGTTGGTGCAAGCAGTCGACCGGGGCACTCCTTCCGGGAGACGCCATAAACCCATCCCTGGGGGCTTGAGCGCAGCATCCCTGCTGCGCACACTCCCGGAAGGAGCGCCCCGGTCGACTGCCCCGAACTTTGGCAAGATAGTCGAATTTGCCTGAAGCGCTAAAGACAAATCTTCCCCGGGAACAAGCTTGTAGCTCACTTCCCTCGAAATACCGCTTCCCGCCTTTCCAGGAAGGACTGAATTCCCTCTTTTACATCGTCACTGGCCATTACCGGCTGCAGATCCGGGAATAAACGCTGTTTCGCGACTTCCTGCCCTTCACTGACTGCGATCTTTGACGATCTCAGACTACCCTGGACACCCAGAGGGGCTGCCTTTGCAATTTTCTCGGCGATTTCCAGCGCGACATTAAACTGCTCACCCGGCTCCACCAGTTCCTGTATCAACCCCCATTGGTAGGCCTGATCAGCGGTCCATTCGTCGCCAGTCAGCAGGTATCGCTGGGCATTGCCCCAGCCGATTTCCCGTTGCAGCCGGATGGTCGCGCCACCGCAGGCGAAGATGCCGCGTTTGACTTCCAGTTGGGCAAAGCGGGTGCCTTTGGCAGCAACCCGCACATCGGTGTTGAGCATCATTTCCACGCCGCAGGTAAAGCAGATGCCCTGGGCGGCGAAGATGACGGGTTTGCTGAGGCCGGCTCCGGTAATGTGGAACGGGTCCAGTTCGCCCTCGCCCGGCTCGATGCCTTTGCCGTTGGCAAACACGCCGGCCCAGTCGTCCAGTTGCAGGCCGCTGGTGAAGTGGTCGCCTTCGGCGTACATCAGCCCGACCCGCAGATCCGGGTCGCTCTCCAGCTGGTAATAAGCCGCCGCGATCTGGTGGTACATCTCGCGGTTCATGGCGTTCATTTTTTCCGGGCGGTTCAGCCCGATCAGCAGGATGTGGTTTTTCTTTTCAACGTTAACCAGGGCCATTGCCTTCACCTTATATATCGTTTTTCTTTTCCGCGTGCTGCACCTAAGTCTGGGCGCAATCGGCTGGGACCCCTTTCAGGGACCCAGCCGATTGTGCCTCCTCTCAGATCAGAACCACTCGGATTTCATGTTGAGGCAGGTGTCATCCTGATTCCTCAGCAATACCAGGTCCTGAGCCACGGTTGGTAATTCCCAGTGGAAGAAGTACTGCGCAGCCTGGAGTTTGCCCTGGTAGAAGTTGCGCTCGTTATCGCTGTTGGCGGAACCCAGGGCGTGGGCAGCCGTGTTGGCCTGGCGGAGCCACATCCAGGCGACAATGATGTGGCCGAACAGGTGCAGGTAGCAGGAGGCGTTGGCCAGGGTTTTGTCGACTTCGCCGCCCACCAGGGATTTGCCGAGGCTCTGGGTGACTTTTACCGCCTGCTGCAGGGTTTCGCTCAGGGACAGGGCCCATTGCTGGCAGCGGTCGGTGGTGGCCGCTTCCAGATCCACCTGCATTTCCTGCATCAGCAGCTGCAGGCCGTGGCTCTGGTCCTGCCAGATCTTGCGGCCGAGCAGATCCAGGGCCTGAATGCCGTTGGTACCTTCGTGGATAGGGTTCAGGCGGTTATCGCGCCAGCATTGCTCAACCGGGTATTCCCGGGTGTAGCCGGCGCCGCCGTAGACCTGAATGGCCAGATCGTTGGCCTTGGGGCCGTAGTCGGAGGGCCAGGCCTTGATCACCGGAGTGAGCAGGTCCAGCAGCTTCCCGGCTTCTTCGCGTTTCTGTTCGTCCGGGTGGGTGTGCTGGTCGTCCATCAGTCGGGCGCCATAGAGGCACAGGGCCAGACCGCCCTCGCTGTAGGCTTTCTGGGCCAGCAACATGCGCCGGACATCGGCGTGGTCGATGATGGGGACCTGCGAGGATTCCGGGTTCTTCTCGCTGGCCTTGCGGCCCTGCAGGCGGTCTTTGGCGTATTCCAGGCTGTGCATGTAACCGCGATATCCGATCACGGCAGCGCCAAAACCCACGCCAACCCGGGCTTCGTTCATCATCTGGAACATGTATTTCAGGCCCTGGTGGGGCTCGCCAACCAGGTAGCCTTGGCACGGGGCGTCGTCACCGAAACTGAGGGCAGTGGAGGTGGTGCCCCGGTAACCGAGTTTGTGGATCAGGCCGGCAAGGCTGACGCCGTTGCGTTCGGTGGGGTTGCCCTCTTGGTCCACCAGGAATTTAGGCACGATAAACAGGGAGATGCCCTTCACACCCGCCGGAGCGCCTTTGATCCTGGCCAGCACCATGTGAACGATGTTGTCGGTGATGGATTGTTCACCACCTGAGATGTAGATCTTGGCGCCCTTGATCAGGTAATGGCCGTTATCCGCAGGCGATGCCGAGGTGCGGATGTCTGCCAGGGAGGAGCCGGCGTGGGGCTCTGTCAGGGCCATGGTGCCGCTGAACCGGCCGCAGAGCATGTTCGGCAGGAAGGTGGTTTTCTGCTGTTCGTTGCCGAAGACGCGGATGAGGTTGGCGGCGGCGGTGGTCAGGAACGGGTAGCCGGCGGTGCCGGGATTGGCCGCGGTGAAGAAGCCATTGCAGGCGGCCATCACGGATTCTGGCAGTTGCATGCCGCCCAGCTCATAGTCATAGCGTCCGGCGATAAAGCCAGCCTGGGCATAGGCCTCGACGGCTTCTTTGACCTGCGGCAGCATCTCGACCTGGCCGTTGACGAATTTGGGTTCGTCCTTGTCGGCGGCACTGTTGTGGGTGGCGAACTTTTCCCGGGCCATTTTGTCGGCGGTTTCGATGACGGCATCGAAGGTGTCGCGACTGTGTTCGCTGAAGCGCTCGCGGGTGGTGAGGTTTTCAGTATCGAGAACTTCGTAGAGCTGGAACGCCAGGTCGCGGCGGTCGATCAGGGTGTCGGTCATGCTGGGTCTCCTGTTTGTTGCAGACAGCCTCTCACAACTGGTTTTTTCTGGGAACCGGCGCTTGCGACATAATCATGGTCACTATTGCCACACTCTGGCCAAACCCTGCCTGCTACCGGACTCATCAGGTGCTCGCTGGCCGGGGCATGAAGCGGGCGGGTTCGGGCTCTGATCTCCCGCAGAATCGCTTTCTGGCGCGGGTTATGCAGCTAATTTTCCTGAAGGCCAGGTTCCGGCCGGTAACGTAAAGAATACCGACAGGTGTAGATATGGGGAGGTTCGCCATGAACGCACCAATCAGACAAAGCCAGGCAGATATTCTGGGCCGGCTCTATGATATGAAACGCAAACAGATCGAACACGCCCTCCAGCAGGGGAACAGCTTGCGCTGCCAGGTACTTGAAGCAGAAGCCGAGGCTATTTCAAGCGCGTTGAAATCCGTTCGGGAGCCGCTTGCCCCTATCGGCTGTTGATTGCCATTCCTGGTCACCTGTTGCCGTTTTCCGACGGTATCAGATGGCCGGCACCACTTCGGCACCTTGACGGGTGGCCCGTTGTACGCCGAACTTCCCCGGCGACATCCGCGCCACCAATCAGGTGCCGGGCACACCTTGATCAATGGCAAGTTGACTTGACCTTACGAACTGGCCACGTATCATCGGATTTCAAGTTTCACTGACGGAGCAACCATGACCGTAAGGTCTTTCGGCTGCATTAGCATTATCCGCCCACCTGTTGCCGCTGACATCGCGCGGCACCGGGGACGCCTGCCGTACTTCCCGGACCCGCCCGTTGCCTGCTGATCCACCCTGACACCCCCACGGTAAAGGCACCGGAATGCACTAGGCGGGGTGGCTGGCCGAAGACTAGACTCAGGCAAATACGCCTTAGATGTTCACGTGAAAGAAAACCAATAACGAGGTTGCGATGTCGCTACCGCTGGTTGTTTTACTGCCTTTCCTGGGCGCCATGGCCGCACCCCTGTTCGTCCAGGGTGGGCGGACCGCGATTGCCATCGCATCGTCGGTACCCGCCCTGATTGCCCTTGCGGCCCTCTTTCCCCACTGGCAAACCCTGGCTGATGGCGGTGTGGTGCTGCACAGCTATGAATGGTTGCCGGCCCTCGGTCTCTCGTTCAGTTTCCGGCTCGACGGGCTTTCGTTGCTGTTTGCCTTGCTGATACTGATCATCGGGCTGCTGATCATTCTTTATTCCCGCTACTACCTGAAAGCCCACGAAAACGTCGGCAAGTTCTACGCGCTCCTGCTGTGTTTCAAGGGTTCCATGCTCGGGATCGTGCTTTCGGGCAATCTTCTTTTAATCATGATTTTCTGGGAGCTGACCAGCCTTACCTCATTCCTGCTGATCAGCTTCTGGACCCACAAACAGGACGCCCGGCGCGGCGCCCGGATGGCCCTGGCCGTGACGGGCGGTGGTGGGTTTGCGCTGCTTGCCGGCATACTGATCATCGGCAACATTGTTGGCAGCTTTGAGCTTGATGATGTCCTGGCAGCGGGTGACCTGATCAAGAACCATGCCCTCTACCCGGTTGTCCTCACTCTCGTTCTGCTGGGTGCTTTCACAAAATCCGCCCAGTTCCCGTTCCATTTCTGGCTGCCCCATGCCATGCAGGCACCCACGCCGGTATCGGCCTACCTGCATTCAGCCACGATGGTTAAGGCCGGCGT is a window encoding:
- a CDS encoding alkane 1-monooxygenase; the protein is MNAKTSDNLESHKVISPGETDSTGNWKDPKRYMWLLGPALPGIGLAALTGYALAPKKLKALAWTGPALVHGIIPALDRAIGEDQSNPPESAVQTLEQDKYYDRIVKAFIPTQYAMTFLGAWLASRRNTPLDDRIGLTLTVGAINGVGINTAHELGHKSNRLNKLLAMAALAPTGYTHFVVEHNFGHHMRVATPEDPASSRMGESFWKFLPRTVIGGIKSSIRIEKARLARKGKGFWSLDNELLQGWAMSAGFFGATTLICGPRALPFLAAQAVYGASLLESVNYIEHYGLLRQKDKNGKYERTQPEHSWNSNHIVTNLFLYQLQRHSDHHAHPQRSFQALRHFEKAPQLPGGYASMLLPAYLPQWWYETMDKRVIDHYEGDLSKINWDPDRKEELMAKYADYAAEVAAEARARRAAAKSEAA
- a CDS encoding acyl-CoA dehydrogenase, with protein sequence MTDTLIDRRDLAFQLYEVLDTENLTTRERFSEHSRDTFDAVIETADKMAREKFATHNSAADKDEPKFVNGQVEMLPQVKEAVEAYAQAGFIAGRYDYELGGMQLPESVMAACNGFFTAANPGTAGYPFLTTAAANLIRVFGNEQQKTTFLPNMLCGRFSGTMALTEPHAGSSLADIRTSASPADNGHYLIKGAKIYISGGEQSITDNIVHMVLARIKGAPAGVKGISLFIVPKFLVDQEGNPTERNGVSLAGLIHKLGYRGTTSTALSFGDDAPCQGYLVGEPHQGLKYMFQMMNEARVGVGFGAAVIGYRGYMHSLEYAKDRLQGRKASEKNPESSQVPIIDHADVRRMLLAQKAYSEGGLALCLYGARLMDDQHTHPDEQKREEAGKLLDLLTPVIKAWPSDYGPKANDLAIQVYGGAGYTREYPVEQCWRDNRLNPIHEGTNGIQALDLLGRKIWQDQSHGLQLLMQEMQVDLEAATTDRCQQWALSLSETLQQAVKVTQSLGKSLVGGEVDKTLANASCYLHLFGHIIVAWMWLRQANTAAHALGSANSDNERNFYQGKLQAAQYFFHWELPTVAQDLVLLRNQDDTCLNMKSEWF
- a CDS encoding crotonase/enoyl-CoA hydratase family protein, which translates into the protein MALVNVEKKNHILLIGLNRPEKMNAMNREMYHQIAAAYYQLESDPDLRVGLMYAEGDHFTSGLQLDDWAGVFANGKGIEPGEGELDPFHITGAGLSKPVIFAAQGICFTCGVEMMLNTDVRVAAKGTRFAQLEVKRGIFACGGATIRLQREIGWGNAQRYLLTGDEWTADQAYQWGLIQELVEPGEQFNVALEIAEKIAKAAPLGVQGSLRSSKIAVSEGQEVAKQRLFPDLQPVMASDDVKEGIQSFLERREAVFRGK
- a CDS encoding alkaline phosphatase, which encodes MNLERTLVPVAIGLALSASVLAGILPTSQKDNGWFSNAEAQLQQKLSLKSSDKAKNVILFVGDGMGVSTLTAARILEGQRQGRPGEENLLSFESFPFSTLVKTYNTDAQVPDSAGTMTAMMSGLKTDAGVLGVDEDVQRGDCGTVAGNEVVTALELAEIKGLSTGVVSTARITHATPAATYAKSAERNWEDISDMPAEAVQAGCKDIADQLVSFEQLLEQRYAGVDVDGIDVVMGGGRRHFLPGDSAFNSPDATSSVEGDRTDSRNLIAEWQAQYPQGVYVYDKAGFDSVDPATTSRLFGLFNESHMQYEADRGNDVAGEPSLSEMTAKAIDILDNNDKGYLLVVEAGRVDHAHHAGNAASALTEAIELSDAVKQAMENTNPEETLVMVTADHSHVFTMAGYPKRGNPILGKVVSVGETQPAMAEDGMPYTTLGYANGLGFRNLGMETDSDAVYSQAPNAGRQNLTGVDTTTTGYHQEALVPLGSETHSGEDVSLHAKGPGAHLAQGTIEQSTVFHLIDQALGLIEE